The Deltaproteobacteria bacterium genome contains the following window.
TACACGCAAATTTTCAAGCGAAACTTCAAAGCCGCCTCGATGGTTTCGGGAAACGGAATGGCGCATCTTTATTTCAAGAACGAAAAAGGGTGGACCGATCGGACGACGTTTGAGGAGCTTTCTCACACCGGAATTCTGCTGGATGAATTAAGACACCAGCCTGCCGTCTCGCTTGTCGCCTGTCAGGGGGCCGATGGGGCGATTCATTTGTTGACTGAAAAGGGGCATGGCCTGTTTCGCATCGCCGACGGTCGCGTCAATTATCAATGGGAAAAAGACGATCCTCTCGGAGTGTTTGGAGGGGAAGGACAAAGTCTTGCCATGACGCCGGACGAATCGGTCGAAAAAACCTGGGACTCCCATTATCCCGATGTCTTTGGCCAGCTACGCCAGCTTTTTTCGTCCCCTCGAACGGGCGATGTCGTGATCTCCGCCAACAGCGGTTTCGATTTGCGCGAACGCTACGAGCACCCCGAACACAAGGCCTCGCACGGGGCGATTTGTCCGGAACATATGCGGATTCCTTTTTTGATGAACCATCGCCTCGACCGGAGATGCACCCGGTCGGTGGATGTCTTTCCGACGGTCCTCAAGTTAATGGGCAGGCAAATTCCCGATGGGATTGATGGAAAATCGCTTGTTTAAGGGCAAGATTGGCTTAAGCCCCAAGGGGCTTAAGATTGCGGCGGGCCTGCATTCAGGGGATCCGTTGAAACCCCTAGACGATTTTATCGATATCTTCGTTGGAAATGGACGATTCGATATTTGCGATGCCGATGACATCCAGAAAAGGATCCCTTTTCTTTTTGGAAGAAACCGCTTTGCCGTGGGACCGGGAGAGGACAAAGGCCTGTATCAGCCGGGATACGACGGTATTTTTCTTGTGCCCTGTTTGTTTGCAGACGGCGTCGAATTTTCTGCCCAGATCGTCGTCGAGCCTGATGGAGAGGGCTTTCACACCAAAAGTAAAGCATAGTAAAGCATTTGATGTCAATAGGCGCTTGAGGCCGGAATCAGTAAAAAAACTTAGCAACATTTTTTGAGTACTGCCGATCAGTGAGGTTTATGAGGTGTGGGAGAGGTTATAATTGCTTTGGCCGGTCATATCG
Protein-coding sequences here:
- a CDS encoding alkaline phosphatase family protein translates to MSMVNRGSARGKNLTKFSRIWYFYYAHLTDRWAFVDQSASEKLIAGLKRNPDFTFIVFPAVDEYSHRSSPFHPRTVQAYREVDSAIGEVVEKLKRRGEWDETLMVIVSDHGLSDTKTHFDVGPWLDSKGIKAFYYTQIFKRNFKAASMVSGNGMAHLYFKNEKGWTDRTTFEELSHTGILLDELRHQPAVSLVACQGADGAIHLLTEKGHGLFRIADGRVNYQWEKDDPLGVFGGEGQSLAMTPDESVEKTWDSHYPDVFGQLRQLFSSPRTGDVVISANSGFDLRERYEHPEHKASHGAICPEHMRIPFLMNHRLDRRCTRSVDVFPTVLKLMGRQIPDGIDGKSLV